Sequence from the Alkalibaculum bacchi genome:
AATCATAGAACCAGACGCAAAGCTCATAAAACATCCATTGTTTTCACATCCACACTGAATGCCTTTTTCGGGATTGATAATCATGTGTCCAGATTCACCTGCGCCGCCATAATCTCCTCTAAAAATATCGTTATTAATAATAAATCCACTGCCAATTCCAGTACTTAAGGCGGTATATAAAAAGTTTTTTAGATTTTTTCCGGCTCCATATCTATGCTCTGCAATAGCTGCTAAATTAGTATCATTGTCCACAAGAATTTGGCTATTGGGAAAATACTCTTGAAAAGTGTCCCTAGCGTAGAAGTGATTAAGGTTGATCATATTGCTAGTGAATACAACAAGACCTTGTTCAAAATCTACGTAAGATGGAAAACCCATGCCAATTCCTTGCAGATGCTCCTTTGTTAATTGATTCTCTTTTAATATGAACTCAATATCGTTTACAGTATCCCTGACAAATTTTTCGATTGTTGTAGTTGGATCTGTTGAAGCTCTATGACGATAGACAATTTCTTTCTTATCGTTAAAGAGGCCGTACGCGATTTTTGTTCCACCAATATCAATTCCTATTTTAAATTTATTCATAAAGAACCTCCTATTACAAAATATTATAAATCCTGAGTAAACGATTACTCAATTGTATTATAGAT
This genomic interval carries:
- a CDS encoding ROK family protein: MNKFKIGIDIGGTKIAYGLFNDKKEIVYRHRASTDPTTTIEKFVRDTVNDIEFILKENQLTKEHLQGIGMGFPSYVDFEQGLVVFTSNMINLNHFYARDTFQEYFPNSQILVDNDTNLAAIAEHRYGAGKNLKNFLYTALSTGIGSGFIINNDIFRGDYGGAGESGHMIINPEKGIQCGCENNGCFMSFASGSMIVKHIANELRNGRQSIIAEMVGGDFEKITAEHLNLAFTQGDPLAEQMLDQIGYYIGLYVYNMFMSLNFNTYIFGGGMVNFGEPLLERIQKSFDHFNHQKDQIIHLKKAELGNDFGIIGAVELLD